The Sulfurospirillum halorespirans DSM 13726 genome has a window encoding:
- a CDS encoding helix-turn-helix transcriptional regulator, with translation MCNTIDLQSLDLLNPKNANQDKTALLQPYAKGNIHPIILGEGIMLCHFDLTAKENLTLNNQFEQPLLMFATFTQGGIAYEHRDFHLKQTFQTNRLYTVLLNRENGQSYYKKDLATRSFNLVISPSFLQQTLDDTHHPLSKLLDTLEQKPLFNILQEAPLSQNARYSIEMLSHLDLREPMNLFYLKSKVYELLHDWLWALHQNTTSQKSLPELERFYMNKVAAYVQEHLLEPLTLEQLSRVAKTNSSKLQRSFKQLFGQSLFTYICQQRLQHAKALLETQEMRVDEVAKAVGYAHQSNFSTAFTKYFGYAPKSVLHHKTFYM, from the coding sequence ATGTGCAATACAATTGACCTACAATCGCTTGATTTGCTCAATCCAAAAAATGCGAACCAAGATAAAACAGCTTTGTTGCAACCGTATGCAAAAGGAAATATTCATCCTATTATTCTCGGCGAAGGCATCATGTTGTGCCATTTTGACCTCACCGCTAAAGAAAACTTAACACTCAACAACCAATTCGAGCAGCCTCTTTTGATGTTTGCAACCTTTACGCAAGGAGGCATTGCGTATGAACACCGTGATTTTCACCTGAAACAAACGTTCCAAACAAACCGTCTTTACACCGTACTCTTAAACCGAGAAAATGGGCAAAGTTATTACAAAAAAGATCTAGCAACCCGTTCGTTTAACCTTGTCATCTCTCCATCTTTTTTGCAACAAACACTGGATGATACCCACCATCCTTTGTCAAAACTTCTCGATACGTTGGAGCAAAAACCCCTTTTTAATATCCTGCAAGAAGCACCGTTGAGTCAAAATGCTCGCTACAGCATCGAGATGCTAAGCCATTTGGATCTTCGCGAACCCATGAACCTTTTTTACCTCAAATCCAAAGTTTATGAACTGTTACACGATTGGCTTTGGGCGTTGCATCAAAACACAACATCCCAAAAATCTCTGCCAGAACTCGAACGCTTTTACATGAACAAAGTAGCAGCGTATGTTCAAGAACATCTCTTAGAACCGCTCACCCTTGAACAGCTTTCACGCGTTGCTAAAACCAACAGTTCAAAACTGCAACGCAGCTTCAAACAGCTCTTTGGTCAGAGCCTTTTCACCTACATCTGCCAACAACGCCTCCAGCATGCCAAGGCCCTACTTGAAACTCAAGAGATGCGCGTTGATGAAGTAGCAAAAGCTGTCGGATACGCACACCAAAGCAACTTCTCAACGGCATTTACCAAATATTTTGGCTACGCACCCAAAAGCGTTTTACACCACAAAACATTTTACATGTAA
- a CDS encoding helix-turn-helix transcriptional regulator, giving the protein MAITLSCDDFFEAMPELFSAQSPRTFGQTALLQAYGNVTLTHFNTGNGIAYGAFEGMFHEEMHLQSLEMKEQSFLYFNLGDDLCFKSINDKKAFSMRQNSMIQGTIHEGLHSLGIYEKQKRYSCHTLIVDKALLDSLHTYETSLTPGYFQINTYQNMAQNQRVLLEHILKQKELLGPLQELYLESKLLELVYQTFHNTSVHVCTKLCQDDCKSLHKAEQILLGNLSNPPSLKALSHQCAINEFKLKQGFKELFGTTVYGLVHIKRLEKAKELLEKQEISVQEAALHVGYKSLSHFSKAFKERYGIFPSELKKERKYYR; this is encoded by the coding sequence GTGGCTATCACCCTCTCGTGCGACGACTTTTTTGAAGCGATGCCAGAGCTTTTCAGTGCGCAAAGCCCCAGGACGTTTGGGCAAACGGCGCTTCTACAAGCGTATGGAAATGTCACTTTAACGCATTTCAACACAGGCAATGGCATTGCATATGGTGCGTTTGAAGGCATGTTTCATGAGGAGATGCACCTTCAATCTTTGGAAATGAAGGAGCAATCGTTTCTCTATTTTAACCTTGGCGATGACTTATGTTTCAAATCGATCAATGACAAAAAAGCGTTTTCAATGCGTCAAAACAGCATGATTCAAGGCACGATTCATGAAGGATTGCACTCATTGGGTATTTATGAAAAACAGAAGCGCTATTCGTGCCACACGCTCATTGTTGATAAAGCACTATTGGATTCTCTGCACACCTATGAAACTTCGCTAACACCAGGCTACTTTCAAATAAACACGTATCAAAACATGGCACAGAATCAACGTGTTTTACTGGAGCATATCCTGAAGCAAAAAGAGCTTTTAGGTCCTTTGCAAGAGCTCTATTTGGAGTCAAAACTACTCGAACTGGTCTACCAAACGTTCCACAACACTTCAGTGCATGTCTGCACCAAACTGTGCCAAGATGACTGCAAATCCCTTCATAAAGCGGAGCAGATTTTACTTGGCAATCTTTCCAACCCACCTTCACTTAAAGCGCTCTCACATCAGTGTGCCATCAACGAATTTAAGCTCAAACAGGGATTTAAAGAGCTTTTTGGAACCACGGTTTATGGCTTAGTGCATATCAAACGGTTGGAAAAAGCCAAAGAACTTTTGGAAAAGCAGGAGATTTCGGTGCAAGAAGCGGCTTTACATGTAGGCTATAAAAGCCTCAGCCATTTTAGTAAAGCCTTTAAAGAGCGCTATGGCATCTTTCCTTCCGAGCTTAAAAAAGAGCGTAAATATTACCGTTAA
- a CDS encoding GGDEF domain-containing protein → MRKKALWLIVAIALPLLALLLIFLAQNIEKYNNLEQMWARNEAFRAFYMLKEFWDEKKVDLKNSTTAHLDVVIDSKQSNEAMDIDTDLLVSTLQKEPFALLNVHNDTRKYALFTLIGSAQAPLYGGKIFFVDEVLAKRFSEFLQGSVQFVPLDASLSLPSSTLFFEDREQRYLTHKSGSFTDIYIPFTASLYVKVTFDRGIFAFMKEDLYKSMAYFISILAIILALFYVLLDRLVLSTIRHISQQIQTLKSSPNNMSLRITCKSNDELGTMVLWINAMLGEIETYQKKELGAKEALLEEERNFLQTIIDSWQHALLVIDHEKILKVNDAFKKIFGSAQERLSTQQEALFAPLLHAQNHETIKISLLERPFFFIINTKPLFQNKRLITLTDVSSFNEQLQTLQKKAMLDPLTSLLNRSGILTLLEEKFHSHVQGLLLFDLDHFKRVNDTYGHPIGDEVLKAFSNVLTLNARGTDVIGRIGGEEFVMILSCETLEQLQHSAEKFRTKVEALSLQGTQGESFSLTVSIGGVFNKMGATFESLYEKADQNLYEAKRKGRNQSVVS, encoded by the coding sequence TTGAGAAAAAAGGCATTATGGTTGATTGTCGCGATTGCCCTTCCTTTGCTCGCATTACTGCTGATCTTTTTAGCGCAAAACATCGAGAAATACAACAATCTTGAACAGATGTGGGCACGCAATGAAGCGTTTCGCGCGTTTTACATGTTAAAAGAGTTTTGGGATGAAAAGAAGGTTGATCTTAAAAATAGTACGACCGCTCACTTGGATGTGGTGATTGATTCAAAACAGAGCAACGAAGCGATGGACATCGACACAGACTTACTGGTTTCTACGCTTCAAAAAGAACCTTTTGCGCTGCTTAATGTTCACAATGACACGAGAAAATACGCCCTTTTTACCCTCATTGGATCAGCCCAGGCACCGCTTTATGGCGGCAAAATCTTTTTTGTGGATGAGGTGTTAGCCAAACGCTTTAGCGAATTTCTTCAAGGAAGTGTGCAATTTGTCCCATTGGATGCGTCACTCTCTTTGCCCTCATCAACGCTCTTTTTTGAAGACCGTGAGCAGCGTTATTTAACGCATAAAAGTGGTAGTTTTACCGATATTTACATCCCTTTTACCGCATCGCTCTACGTAAAAGTGACGTTTGATCGTGGTATTTTTGCTTTTATGAAAGAGGATTTGTACAAAAGTATGGCTTATTTCATCTCGATTTTAGCGATTATTTTGGCTCTTTTTTACGTCCTACTGGATCGCTTAGTGCTCTCAACCATTCGGCATATTTCACAGCAGATTCAAACCCTCAAATCCAGCCCCAATAATATGAGTTTAAGGATTACATGTAAAAGCAATGATGAGCTTGGAACGATGGTTTTGTGGATCAATGCCATGCTTGGCGAGATTGAAACATACCAGAAAAAAGAGCTGGGAGCGAAAGAAGCACTCTTGGAAGAGGAGCGCAATTTTTTACAAACGATTATCGACTCATGGCAACACGCGCTCTTGGTCATTGACCATGAAAAAATTCTCAAAGTCAATGACGCGTTTAAAAAGATATTTGGAAGCGCCCAAGAGCGCCTTAGCACGCAGCAAGAAGCGCTGTTTGCCCCATTGTTACATGCTCAAAATCATGAAACGATTAAGATTAGCCTCTTGGAGCGCCCTTTTTTCTTCATCATCAACACCAAACCGCTCTTTCAAAATAAACGCCTCATTACGCTGACGGATGTTTCGAGTTTCAACGAACAGCTCCAAACACTTCAAAAAAAGGCGATGCTCGATCCTTTGACCTCACTTCTCAATCGTAGTGGCATCTTAACACTGCTTGAAGAGAAGTTTCATTCCCACGTGCAAGGACTTTTGCTGTTTGATCTGGATCATTTCAAGCGCGTCAATGACACGTACGGACATCCCATTGGCGATGAAGTTTTGAAGGCGTTTTCCAATGTCTTAACCCTCAATGCACGTGGAACAGACGTGATCGGGCGAATCGGTGGCGAAGAGTTTGTGATGATTCTCTCATGCGAAACGCTCGAACAGCTCCAACACAGTGCAGAAAAATTTCGCACCAAAGTAGAAGCTTTGTCTCTGCAAGGCACGCAGGGCGAGTCCTTTTCGCTCACCGTTAGCATCGGTGGTGTTTTCAATAAAATGGGAGCCACCTTTGAGAGCCTCTACGAAAAAGCCGACCAAAATCTTTACGAAGCCAAACGAAAAGGACGAAATCAGAGTGTTGTCTCGTAA
- a CDS encoding EAL domain-containing protein: protein MSLPTLSHEHLLNYDDICKIIDTQSFWVEYEPIIDMNNGDIFGYEALARFVINGKQIPPMPILEIAHKENELFFHLERALKIMQLAHRPREGMLFVNIDPHNFSDSDKIRYWHTLFRDIQNLCIEVTENTGDMQVSLLSYCLDEIQKSGIPIAQDDIGNDQKPFCFDLTKRAQFLKFDRTWLLKIKACVDYQEILKGFLSFAKAQGKKSILEGVEKEEDFTMARALGVDFVQGYIFKHLNISSQKRS, encoded by the coding sequence ATGTCTCTTCCAACCCTCTCGCATGAGCATCTTCTCAATTACGATGACATCTGCAAAATTATCGATACGCAGAGTTTTTGGGTCGAATATGAACCCATTATCGATATGAACAATGGCGATATTTTCGGCTATGAAGCACTCGCCCGTTTTGTCATCAATGGCAAGCAGATTCCTCCCATGCCTATTTTAGAGATTGCGCACAAAGAGAACGAACTTTTCTTTCATTTGGAGCGGGCGCTTAAAATCATGCAACTAGCGCATCGCCCTCGTGAGGGTATGCTTTTTGTCAACATTGACCCTCATAATTTCAGCGATAGCGATAAGATTCGGTATTGGCATACGCTCTTTCGCGATATTCAAAATCTCTGCATCGAAGTGACTGAAAATACGGGCGATATGCAGGTTTCACTTCTGTCGTATTGCTTGGATGAGATTCAAAAAAGTGGCATTCCCATCGCACAAGATGACATTGGCAACGATCAAAAGCCTTTTTGCTTTGATTTAACGAAGCGTGCGCAGTTTTTAAAATTTGATCGGACATGGCTTTTAAAAATCAAGGCGTGCGTGGATTACCAAGAGATCCTCAAAGGGTTTTTGAGCTTTGCAAAAGCGCAGGGTAAAAAAAGCATCCTAGAAGGGGTTGAGAAAGAAGAGGATTTTACGATGGCTAGGGCATTGGGGGTTGATTTTGTACAAGGGTACATCTTTAAACACTTAAATATCAGTAGCCAAAAACGCTCCTAA
- a CDS encoding DUF2325 domain-containing protein, producing MSAVLVIGGDKIDSITSVLQDFSFEKVTHWDARNPSVVKKEIPQDVTLVIMLTNFLNHNAMNKFKNEAKRKAIEFICAKRSESSVFCELCKKYNPNGGCILEK from the coding sequence ATGTCAGCGGTTCTTGTCATAGGTGGAGATAAAATTGATTCAATAACGTCTGTTTTGCAAGATTTCTCTTTTGAGAAAGTCACGCATTGGGATGCGCGAAACCCTTCCGTGGTTAAAAAAGAGATTCCTCAGGATGTCACCTTGGTGATCATGCTTACCAACTTTTTAAATCACAACGCGATGAATAAGTTCAAAAATGAAGCCAAGCGTAAAGCGATAGAGTTTATCTGCGCGAAACGAAGTGAAAGCTCAGTTTTTTGTGAACTCTGTAAAAAATACAATCCAAACGGCGGTTGTATTTTAGAAAAATAA
- the phnD gene encoding phosphate/phosphite/phosphonate ABC transporter substrate-binding protein, translating into MRRFMHLILASVLCSSLAWAEFKLDSRYEDKDGDMVADTPKEASKLIDPSTLIFAYTPVEDPAVYVEVWAEFLKHMEKVTGKKVQFFPVQSNAAQIEAMRAGRLHVAGFNTGSNPIAVACAGFKPFTMMAANDNSYGYEMEIITYPGSGITKVEDIKGKKLAFTSQTSNSGYKAPSAILKAEFHMEAEKDFEPVFSGKHDNSILGVANKDYPAASIANSVLVRMLERNVIKKEQLVSIYKSQTFPTTGYGMAYNLKPELQEKIKEAFFTFDWKGTKLEKEFASANQTKFMPITFKEHWDVVRKIDDAMGVSYTCK; encoded by the coding sequence ATGAGACGTTTTATGCACCTAATTTTAGCATCAGTACTATGTTCGAGCCTAGCATGGGCAGAGTTTAAACTGGATTCGCGTTATGAAGATAAAGACGGAGACATGGTAGCCGACACTCCCAAAGAAGCTTCAAAACTCATAGATCCCTCCACACTGATTTTTGCGTATACACCTGTGGAAGACCCTGCTGTTTATGTTGAAGTATGGGCGGAGTTTTTAAAGCATATGGAAAAAGTGACCGGCAAAAAAGTCCAATTTTTTCCCGTTCAGTCTAATGCGGCACAAATCGAAGCGATGCGAGCAGGACGCTTACATGTAGCAGGATTTAACACAGGTTCTAACCCCATTGCCGTTGCGTGCGCAGGGTTCAAACCTTTTACAATGATGGCAGCCAATGACAACTCTTACGGTTACGAGATGGAAATCATTACCTATCCAGGATCGGGCATTACAAAAGTGGAAGATATTAAAGGTAAAAAACTCGCCTTTACATCTCAAACCTCTAACTCAGGCTATAAAGCACCCTCAGCAATTCTAAAAGCGGAATTTCATATGGAAGCAGAAAAAGATTTTGAACCCGTTTTTTCAGGCAAACATGACAATTCCATCTTGGGTGTTGCCAATAAAGATTATCCAGCTGCATCGATTGCCAACTCTGTTTTGGTGCGTATGCTAGAGCGAAATGTGATTAAAAAAGAGCAACTCGTGAGCATCTACAAATCTCAAACTTTTCCAACTACGGGTTATGGTATGGCGTATAATTTAAAACCTGAATTGCAAGAGAAAATCAAAGAAGCCTTTTTTACCTTTGACTGGAAAGGTACCAAACTCGAAAAAGAGTTCGCCAGTGCCAACCAAACAAAATTTATGCCTATCACATTTAAAGAGCATTGGGACGTCGTTCGTAAAATTGATGACGCCATGGGTGTTAGTTACACGTGCAAATAA
- the phnC gene encoding phosphonate ABC transporter ATP-binding protein, whose amino-acid sequence MLSIQHLSKSYKDTRLVLNDVSFDVQKGEIIGLIGPSGAGKSTLIRCINRLIEPTSGSITLEGIELSHLSSSRLREQRRRIGMIFQEYALVERLSVMENVLSGTLGYVPFWRSFFCKFPQEKIEKAFGYLGRVGLMDHVNKRADELSGGQKQRVGIARALAQEPSLLLIDEPTASLDPKTSRQIMRLIKEICKEQQLPAIINIHDVLLAQTFVDRIIGLNEGKIVFDGSPSELNEAVLTTIYGKEEWQTAPQEKEATVATLTPESIAVKLELAV is encoded by the coding sequence ATGTTATCTATTCAGCATCTTAGCAAGTCATACAAAGACACTCGTCTTGTTTTAAATGATGTCAGTTTTGACGTTCAAAAAGGAGAGATCATAGGACTCATTGGCCCCTCAGGGGCAGGTAAATCCACACTAATTCGGTGTATTAACCGTTTGATAGAACCCACAAGTGGTTCTATTACGCTTGAGGGCATTGAACTCTCGCACCTTTCTTCGTCTAGACTGCGTGAACAGCGCCGTCGTATCGGGATGATTTTTCAAGAATACGCGTTGGTCGAACGCCTCAGCGTCATGGAAAACGTTCTTTCTGGAACACTGGGCTATGTCCCTTTTTGGCGCTCCTTTTTTTGTAAATTTCCGCAAGAAAAGATCGAAAAAGCCTTTGGATATTTAGGACGTGTTGGACTCATGGATCATGTAAACAAACGTGCCGATGAACTTAGTGGTGGGCAAAAACAGCGTGTTGGTATTGCGCGAGCACTTGCGCAAGAACCTTCTTTACTGCTGATTGACGAACCCACTGCAAGCTTAGATCCTAAGACCTCACGGCAAATCATGCGCCTCATTAAAGAGATCTGCAAAGAGCAACAGTTGCCTGCTATCATCAACATTCACGACGTTCTTTTGGCACAAACCTTTGTTGATCGCATCATCGGACTCAATGAAGGAAAAATCGTCTTTGATGGAAGTCCTAGTGAGCTCAATGAAGCGGTTTTAACAACAATTTATGGCAAAGAGGAGTGGCAAACAGCGCCCCAAGAGAAAGAGGCGACGGTAGCCACTCTTACCCCTGAGAGTATCGCGGTTAAATTAGAGCTTGCCGTATGA
- the phnE gene encoding phosphonate ABC transporter, permease protein PhnE, translating into MMRAWHRPHYIIPQAKWRWLLWACFILYLIVATGSIDLHWSRVLEGFERGWRFVHAFLHPNFTTRWSDIQSGMIESLTMSLTSTFVGILLSIPVGIGAASNISTKSIYALCRFFISISRSMQEVIVAIFLVALFGFGTFAGFLTLTFATIGFLAKLLAEEIEGIHKAPLEAIRATGASWLQTLHYAIMPQIMPRLVGLWLYRFDINFRESAVIGIVGAGGIGATLNTAIERYEYDSAAAVLLLIIAIVFLCEYVSGYLRKWFI; encoded by the coding sequence ATGATGCGTGCATGGCATCGACCGCATTATATTATTCCTCAAGCAAAGTGGCGCTGGCTTCTTTGGGCATGTTTTATTCTCTATCTCATTGTGGCGACGGGAAGTATTGATCTTCATTGGAGTCGTGTATTAGAGGGTTTTGAGCGGGGTTGGCGTTTTGTCCATGCTTTTTTGCATCCCAATTTCACCACACGTTGGAGCGACATTCAATCGGGCATGATTGAGAGCCTTACGATGAGCCTGACTTCGACATTTGTGGGTATTTTGCTCTCCATCCCTGTGGGAATCGGGGCGGCATCTAACATCAGCACGAAAAGCATTTATGCCCTATGTCGTTTTTTTATCAGCATTTCTCGATCCATGCAAGAGGTGATTGTTGCCATCTTTTTGGTTGCGTTATTTGGATTTGGCACCTTTGCAGGCTTTTTAACACTGACGTTTGCCACCATAGGTTTTTTAGCAAAACTGCTGGCAGAAGAGATTGAAGGCATTCACAAAGCGCCACTGGAAGCCATTCGTGCGACAGGAGCTTCATGGTTACAAACCTTACATTATGCGATTATGCCGCAAATCATGCCACGTTTAGTTGGGTTATGGCTTTACCGATTCGATATTAATTTCAGAGAATCCGCTGTGATTGGCATTGTCGGAGCAGGCGGCATTGGCGCAACGCTCAATACGGCGATTGAACGCTACGAATATGACTCAGCGGCGGCGGTTTTATTGCTGATTATTGCTATTGTTTTTTTATGCGAATATGTATCGGGGTACTTACGAAAATGGTTCATTTAA
- the phnE gene encoding phosphonate ABC transporter, permease protein PhnE produces the protein MVHLTSEEELIWQKRMRLKAWLWWFAWLFCISFFMMCWQTMTRDTMWVFIYDAPTQAYDLLDRMFPPRWSYLPTLLKPLWDTLNIATIGTLIGIILAFPIAFLAARTTTPSVLFVRPIALFIIVASRSINSLIWALLLVAILGPGLLAGIIAIAFRSIGFVAKLLYEAIEEVDQTPVEALSATGASTLQVIDYAIVPQILPSFIGISLFRWDINIRESTILGLVGAGGIGLELQASLSILAWPQVILIVLLIFATVIFSEALSAKIRQAIL, from the coding sequence ATGGTTCATTTAACATCAGAAGAAGAGCTCATCTGGCAAAAACGTATGCGTTTAAAAGCGTGGTTGTGGTGGTTTGCTTGGCTTTTTTGTATTAGTTTTTTCATGATGTGTTGGCAGACAATGACACGCGATACGATGTGGGTTTTTATTTACGATGCGCCAACCCAAGCGTATGACCTGCTTGATCGTATGTTTCCGCCACGATGGAGTTATCTTCCAACACTGCTCAAACCGCTGTGGGATACGCTCAATATCGCAACGATAGGAACACTGATAGGCATCATCCTCGCCTTTCCCATCGCTTTTTTAGCCGCACGCACCACAACGCCTTCCGTGCTTTTTGTGCGTCCCATTGCGCTGTTTATTATTGTCGCTTCACGCTCCATTAACTCGTTGATTTGGGCGCTTTTACTGGTAGCGATTTTAGGTCCTGGGCTTTTGGCGGGTATTATCGCCATTGCATTTCGTTCCATTGGGTTTGTCGCTAAACTGCTTTATGAAGCCATCGAAGAGGTCGATCAAACGCCTGTTGAAGCCCTCAGCGCAACCGGGGCAAGTACGCTTCAGGTCATTGATTATGCGATTGTGCCACAAATATTGCCAAGCTTCATCGGGATTTCCCTCTTTCGTTGGGACATTAATATTCGTGAATCCACAATTTTAGGGCTCGTCGGAGCAGGAGGCATTGGCTTGGAACTGCAAGCTTCATTGAGTATTTTGGCATGGCCGCAAGTGATTTTAATCGTTCTTTTGATTTTTGCCACCGTCATTTTTTCCGAAGCACTCTCCGCTAAAATCAGGCAAGCGATTCTGTGA
- a CDS encoding HAD-IIA family hydrolase, translating to MLALETQKAFDAYESIRHRLPSASFPKNATTLSHVEILFEHVDGFFLDAFGVLNVGTGAIEGAKKFIETLHKAKKPFFILSNSASMPKAYLLAFFHSVGLPFDASQVITSREVLWRVFDPHSKPSWGVIAQQEQALEQTFSHAFAPDEAFWNSDAFLFLGSVSWNETLQKRWIESLHVKAKPIWIANPDITAPRGEGIYSKEPGFYTLLSDDALFEQMSFVGKPFNTIFEYALQRAHQEWGISKERILMVGDTLHTDILGGCAAGVKTMLLEDYGFFAHQNVDPFIDQSGIIPHFRLKNYETLFHS from the coding sequence ATGCTGGCTTTAGAAACCCAAAAGGCATTTGATGCCTACGAATCCATTCGCCATCGCCTTCCTTCTGCTTCGTTTCCCAAAAACGCCACAACGCTGTCTCATGTCGAAATACTGTTTGAGCATGTTGATGGTTTTTTCCTCGATGCATTTGGGGTTTTAAACGTTGGAACGGGCGCGATTGAAGGAGCAAAAAAGTTCATCGAAACCTTGCATAAAGCCAAAAAGCCCTTTTTTATTCTCTCCAATTCTGCCTCAATGCCCAAAGCGTATCTTCTCGCTTTTTTTCACAGCGTGGGACTTCCTTTTGATGCGTCGCAAGTGATTACCAGTCGGGAGGTGCTTTGGCGGGTATTTGATCCACATAGTAAGCCTTCATGGGGCGTGATCGCACAGCAAGAACAAGCACTGGAGCAGACGTTTTCTCATGCCTTTGCTCCCGATGAGGCGTTTTGGAACAGTGACGCATTCCTCTTTTTAGGCAGTGTTTCATGGAACGAAACGCTGCAAAAACGCTGGATTGAAAGCTTACATGTAAAGGCAAAACCTATCTGGATTGCCAACCCAGACATCACCGCGCCAAGAGGTGAAGGCATCTACTCGAAAGAGCCTGGTTTTTACACGCTCTTAAGCGATGATGCGTTGTTTGAGCAGATGTCCTTTGTGGGCAAACCTTTTAACACTATTTTTGAATATGCCTTGCAAAGAGCCCATCAAGAATGGGGCATTTCCAAAGAGCGCATTCTCATGGTCGGCGACACGCTTCACACGGATATTTTAGGCGGATGCGCAGCAGGTGTCAAAACAATGCTTCTGGAAGATTACGGTTTTTTTGCCCATCAAAATGTCGATCCCTTTATCGATCAAAGTGGCATAATACCTCATTTTCGCCTAAAAAACTACGAAACGCTCTTTCATTCTTAG
- a CDS encoding YnfA family protein gives MEYLKSLGYFLLAGLFEIGGGYLIWLWLREGKGIVYALFGAIILVLYGVIPTLQPASFGRVYAAYGGVFIALSLLWGWKVEGIVPDTYDLIGGAIALLGVGIIMYAPR, from the coding sequence ATGGAATATCTCAAATCGTTGGGCTATTTTCTGCTAGCAGGACTGTTTGAAATTGGTGGCGGTTATCTCATCTGGCTTTGGCTTAGAGAAGGAAAAGGGATTGTTTATGCGCTGTTTGGTGCCATTATTTTAGTGCTTTACGGTGTCATTCCAACCTTGCAACCTGCTAGTTTTGGACGTGTTTATGCCGCGTATGGCGGTGTTTTTATCGCACTTTCACTTCTGTGGGGATGGAAGGTTGAGGGCATTGTTCCTGATACCTACGATCTTATTGGGGGAGCCATCGCGCTATTGGGTGTGGGCATCATTATGTACGCACCTCGATAA
- a CDS encoding DUF1007 family protein: MVRFFLLLLCLISIGNAHPHTFIDVYLEISKNELKIKWFFDEMTSGALIEDFDLNHNKSFDDKETALFKNEVFNPLQKFSFFTNLKVAKKKIIFSPKNLQLSQVGNTFVIEFCVDLKPYEHQKKSIGFWDDSFLCALSLEAAHIHSTLHYTLKVVDNAYYYGYLLELP, translated from the coding sequence ATGGTACGATTTTTTTTACTTCTTTTGTGTTTAATTTCCATTGGGAATGCACATCCTCACACATTCATTGATGTTTATTTAGAGATTTCGAAAAATGAACTAAAAATTAAATGGTTTTTTGATGAAATGACATCTGGAGCTTTAATAGAGGATTTTGATTTAAACCATAATAAATCTTTCGATGATAAAGAAACTGCACTCTTTAAAAATGAAGTTTTTAATCCTCTTCAAAAGTTTTCTTTTTTTACAAACCTCAAAGTTGCAAAGAAAAAAATCATTTTTTCTCCTAAAAATCTTCAACTCTCACAAGTTGGAAACACTTTTGTGATAGAATTCTGCGTTGATTTAAAGCCATATGAACATCAAAAAAAATCCATTGGCTTTTGGGATGACTCTTTTTTATGTGCGCTATCGCTTGAAGCCGCGCATATTCACTCAACATTACACTATACCTTAAAAGTAGTTGATAACGCCTACTATTATGGGTACCTTTTGGAGCTACCATGA